A single window of Salvia splendens isolate huo1 chromosome 8, SspV2, whole genome shotgun sequence DNA harbors:
- the LOC121743503 gene encoding chromatin remodeling protein EBS-like: MAKTKPGKKDLDSYNIKGTNKVVRPGDCVLMRPSDSDKAPYVAKVENIEADHRNNVKVRVRWYYRPEESIGGRRQFHGAKELFLSDHFDVQSAHTIEGKCIVHTFKNYTKLENVGTEDYFCRFEYKAATGGFTPDRVAVYCKCEMPYNPDDLMVQCEGCKDWFHPSCMGMAIEEAKKLDHFLCSDCSSDNDAKRSLNSSLVSSDDEGKVEPKRRKR, translated from the exons ATGGCGAAGACGAAGCCTGGAAAAAAGGATCTTGATTCATACAATATCAAGGGCACCAACAAAGTCGTTAGAC CGGGAGATTGTGTGTTGATGAGGCCATCTGACTCAGACAAGGCTCCATACGTGGCCAAAGTGGAGAACATCGAAGCTGATCATCGGAACAATGTGAAAGTACGAGTCAGGTGGTACTACCGCCCTGAGGAATCCATCGGGGGTCGCAGGCAGTTCCATGGTGCGAAGGAGCTCTTCTTGTCCGACCACTTCGATGTGCAGAGTGCTCACACGATCGAAGGAAAGTGCATTGTACATACCTTCAAGAACTACACGAAGCTTGAGAATGTTGGCACAGAGGATTACTTTTGTAGGTTTGAGTACAAGGCTGCAACTGGAGGGTTTACTCCCGACCGTGTGGCTGT GTATTGCAAATGTGAGATGCCTTATAACCCCGATGATCTCATGGTGCAGTGTGAGGGATGCAAGGACTG GTTTCATCCTTCATGTATGGGCATGGCCATTGAAGAAGCGAAGAAATTGGACCATTTCTTATGCTCTGATTGTTCATCAGATAATGACGCCAAAAGGTCATTGAACTCTTCCCTGGTCTCATCTGATGATGAGGGAAAG GTGGAGCCAAAGCGCAGGAAGAGGTGA